In Flammeovirgaceae bacterium 311, one DNA window encodes the following:
- a CDS encoding ppic-type peptidyl-prolyl cis-trans isomerase (COG0760 Parvulin-like peptidyl-prolyl isomerase) has product MKNSCKALLLAVLCLSSLAAAAQSAAPQANRQVVDKIVAKVDNYIALRSELDLTYLDLQSQGQFGTVTKCEVLRNLVQNKLMLAKAEIDSITVTDAEVNRELERRMQYMVQQLGGEEEIEKYYNKPLSQFKAELRGRMKEQLLVSRMQEHITKDVSVTPAEVRRFFNRIPADSLPYFSTEVTVGHIVKLPVISKEQKAKVSKQLQDIRERILSNEVTFAEMAREFSEDPGSAATGGELGFWKRGELAPQFEATALRMRPGEISQPVETEFGFHIIQLIERRGNTYNSRHILMKPNSSETDIRLAEQYLDSLRNVIQSGKISFSKAAKEYSEDKATQSSGGYFVDADGSQTTSVEDIDPSLYFVIDTMKVGNITKPIPYRTADGKAAVRIVYYKSKVGPHEANLKDDYQKIQAAALNEKKNKIIARWFNDAVGEVFIDIDPEYDYCNIAN; this is encoded by the coding sequence ATGAAAAATAGCTGTAAAGCCCTGCTCCTGGCTGTTCTTTGCCTAAGCTCCCTGGCTGCCGCTGCGCAGTCTGCGGCCCCACAGGCAAACCGGCAGGTAGTAGATAAAATTGTGGCAAAGGTAGATAACTACATTGCTCTGAGATCTGAACTGGACCTGACTTACCTCGACCTGCAGTCGCAGGGGCAGTTTGGCACGGTAACAAAGTGTGAGGTTTTGCGCAACCTGGTGCAAAATAAACTTATGCTGGCCAAAGCCGAAATCGACTCTATTACGGTTACCGATGCCGAGGTGAATCGCGAGCTGGAGCGCCGTATGCAATATATGGTGCAGCAATTGGGTGGCGAGGAAGAAATTGAGAAGTACTATAACAAGCCCCTAAGCCAGTTTAAGGCAGAGCTGCGCGGCCGTATGAAAGAGCAGCTGCTTGTTTCGCGTATGCAGGAGCATATTACCAAAGATGTAAGTGTAACCCCTGCAGAAGTTCGCCGGTTTTTTAACCGTATCCCAGCCGACAGCTTACCATACTTTTCAACAGAGGTTACGGTAGGCCACATTGTTAAATTGCCTGTAATCAGCAAAGAGCAAAAGGCAAAGGTGAGTAAGCAACTGCAGGATATCCGGGAGCGGATTCTGAGCAACGAAGTTACCTTTGCGGAAATGGCCAGGGAGTTTTCTGAAGACCCCGGTTCTGCAGCCACTGGCGGCGAACTTGGCTTTTGGAAGCGCGGTGAGCTTGCTCCTCAGTTTGAGGCTACCGCACTGCGCATGAGGCCGGGCGAGATTTCGCAGCCGGTAGAAACAGAATTTGGTTTCCATATTATTCAGCTGATTGAGCGCAGGGGTAACACTTACAACAGCCGCCATATTTTAATGAAGCCTAACTCGAGTGAAACAGATATTAGGCTGGCCGAGCAGTACCTGGATAGCTTGCGCAATGTTATCCAGAGCGGGAAAATAAGCTTTTCCAAAGCAGCTAAAGAATATTCAGAAGATAAAGCAACACAATCCAGCGGCGGATATTTTGTAGATGCCGATGGTTCGCAAACTACTTCTGTGGAAGATATTGATCCATCGCTGTATTTTGTGATTGATACCATGAAAGTAGGTAACATCACTAAACCAATCCCTTACCGTACAGCAGATGGTAAAGCAGCCGTGCGCATTGTCTACTACAAGTCTAAGGTTGGTCCGCATGAGGCAAACCTGAAAGACGATTACCAGAAAATACAGGCAGCTGCCCTAAACGAGAAGAAAAACAAGATTATTGCGCGCTGGTTTAATGATGCTGTTGGAGAGGTATTTATTGATATCGATCCTGAATACGACTATTGTAACATAGCAAATTAG
- a CDS encoding 3-hydroxyacyl-CoA dehydrogenase nad-binding protein (COG1250 3-hydroxyacyl-CoA dehydrogenase), with protein MQLKNIKTVGVVGAGTMGLGIAQVCALAGYTTLIFDARQEAVAAAMRKIEENLDKGIEKKKLTRKQKDKALNRLEPVVHIKGMVADLIIEAVVERLDVKHQIFEFLEKNNSPETILATNTSSIPVTRIAASLKHPERVVGMHFFNPAHIMKLVEVIAGAETSDKVTKVSKAFAEKLGKTAIIAKDAPGFIVNRVARHYYVESLLLAEENIADFDAIDDLLEASGFKMGPFRLMDLIGVDTNFSVTTSMYNAFWQAPKFRPSRLQQLKVDAGHTGRKSGRGFYTYEEDKS; from the coding sequence ATGCAGTTAAAGAATATTAAAACGGTTGGTGTGGTGGGCGCAGGCACAATGGGCCTTGGTATTGCCCAGGTTTGTGCGCTGGCAGGCTACACCACCCTCATTTTTGATGCACGACAGGAAGCAGTAGCAGCTGCCATGCGCAAGATTGAAGAAAACCTTGACAAGGGCATCGAGAAAAAAAAGCTGACAAGGAAGCAAAAAGACAAAGCCCTGAACAGGCTGGAGCCTGTTGTTCATATTAAGGGCATGGTAGCTGATCTGATTATTGAGGCCGTTGTGGAACGACTGGATGTAAAGCATCAGATCTTTGAATTCCTGGAAAAAAATAACAGCCCGGAAACCATCCTGGCCACCAATACCTCCTCTATACCGGTTACACGCATTGCTGCTTCTTTAAAACACCCCGAGCGGGTAGTGGGCATGCACTTTTTCAACCCGGCCCACATCATGAAACTGGTGGAGGTAATTGCCGGTGCCGAAACCAGCGATAAGGTAACAAAGGTAAGCAAGGCCTTTGCAGAAAAACTTGGTAAAACTGCCATAATTGCAAAAGATGCGCCCGGCTTTATCGTTAACAGGGTAGCACGCCATTACTATGTAGAAAGTCTGCTCCTGGCCGAAGAGAACATTGCCGATTTTGACGCCATAGATGATTTGCTGGAAGCCAGTGGTTTTAAGATGGGCCCTTTCAGGCTCATGGACCTGATTGGGGTAGACACTAATTTTTCTGTGACCACCTCTATGTATAATGCTTTCTGGCAGGCACCAAAGTTCAGACCCAGCCGCTTGCAACAGTTAAAGGTAGATGCCGGCCATACAGGCCGTAAAAGTGGCCGTGGGTTTTATACTTATGAAGAAGATAAAAGTTAA
- the pheS gene encoding phenylalanyl-tRNA ligase subunit alpha (COG0016 Phenylalanyl-tRNA synthetase alpha subunit), with protein MAVNLQAIKDEILAYTVSTEEDLEQFRRQYIGRNNMIAALFAEMKNLPVEERKSYGQQINELKDAATDKFGALIAQLEANGQQQQEEHPDLSLPPRPDALGGIHPITATRRQIIRIFERVGFNVSEGPEIEDDWHNFSALNFPENHPAREMQDTFFIEKKPDIALRTHTSSVQVRVMEGQKPPIRTLSPGRVYRNEAISARAHCVFHQVEGLFIDKGVSFADLKQTLYYFAKEMFGQNIKVRFRPSYFPFTEPSAEMDISCLICGGSGCNVCKHSGWVEILGSGMVDPAVLQNCGIDPEEYSGFAFGMGIERITMLKYGIKDLRLFTENDVRFLRQFRSLI; from the coding sequence ATGGCTGTTAACCTGCAAGCAATTAAAGACGAAATTTTAGCCTATACTGTCTCTACAGAAGAAGACCTGGAGCAATTCCGGAGGCAGTATATTGGCCGTAATAATATGATCGCAGCACTTTTTGCTGAAATGAAAAACCTGCCTGTCGAAGAGCGTAAATCATACGGCCAGCAGATCAACGAGCTAAAAGATGCTGCAACAGATAAATTCGGAGCCCTGATTGCCCAGCTGGAGGCAAACGGACAGCAGCAACAGGAGGAGCATCCTGATCTTAGCCTGCCTCCCCGGCCCGATGCGCTGGGTGGCATCCATCCTATTACCGCTACCAGGCGTCAGATTATCCGCATCTTTGAACGGGTTGGTTTCAACGTTTCCGAAGGACCTGAAATTGAAGACGACTGGCATAACTTTTCAGCCCTGAATTTTCCGGAAAACCATCCTGCCCGTGAAATGCAGGATACCTTCTTCATTGAAAAGAAGCCAGATATTGCCCTGCGCACCCACACCTCTTCGGTGCAGGTACGGGTTATGGAAGGCCAGAAACCTCCTATCCGCACACTCTCTCCCGGCAGGGTGTACCGCAATGAGGCTATCTCTGCCCGTGCTCACTGTGTTTTCCACCAGGTAGAGGGCCTTTTCATTGATAAAGGCGTAAGCTTTGCCGATCTGAAACAAACCCTTTATTATTTTGCCAAAGAAATGTTCGGGCAAAACATTAAAGTACGTTTCAGACCTTCCTACTTTCCTTTCACCGAGCCCAGCGCCGAGATGGACATTAGCTGCCTTATCTGCGGCGGATCCGGCTGCAACGTCTGCAAACATTCAGGCTGGGTAGAGATTCTGGGATCCGGCATGGTAGATCCGGCCGTGCTGCAAAATTGCGGCATAGATCCTGAGGAGTACAGCGGCTTTGCCTTTGGTATGGGCATTGAGCGTATTACCATGCTTAAATACGGCATAAAAGATCTGCGTTTATTTACCGAAAATGATGTGCGCTTTTTGCGCCAGTTCCGTTCGTTGATTTAG
- a CDS encoding hypothetical protein (COG3668 Plasmid stabilization system protein) — protein MTKDHGNQIKNDKQYEALRDQGYSKEKSARIANADAHETGKKGGSSSKYEDRTKEELYQKAKEVGIKGRSKMSKEELIDALRNH, from the coding sequence ATGACGAAAGACCACGGCAACCAGATTAAAAACGATAAGCAATATGAAGCGCTGCGTGATCAGGGGTACAGCAAAGAAAAATCTGCCCGCATTGCCAATGCAGATGCGCATGAAACAGGCAAAAAGGGCGGTAGCAGCAGTAAGTATGAGGACAGAACCAAAGAGGAGCTTTATCAGAAAGCTAAGGAGGTAGGTATTAAAGGGCGCTCAAAAATGAGCAAAGAAGAACTGATCGATGCGCTGAGAAACCACTGA
- a CDS encoding ATPase AAA (COG0714 MoxR-like ATPases) has translation MEKRFASEVEAADGLHAAYQRLQKEVQKIIIGQDEVVRLLLTSIFCQGHSLLIGVPGLAKTRLIQTLAATLHLSYNRIQFTPDLMPSDILGSETLDKDRNFKFIKGPVFANIILADEINRTPPKTQAALLESMQEYSVTIAGQEFKLERPFFVLATQNPIEQEGTYPLPEAQLDRFMFNVLLDYPAYQSEVEIVKSTTTANQATVNQILTAEEILFYQQLVRQVPIADNVIEYAVKLVHKTRPGRAGAHELANQYLEWGAGPRASQNMVLGAKCNALLNGKYSPDIEDVQAVAKPILRHRLVRNFKADAEGYTVDSIIERLL, from the coding sequence ATGGAGAAACGCTTTGCATCTGAAGTAGAAGCTGCCGATGGCCTGCATGCAGCCTATCAGCGACTGCAGAAGGAAGTTCAAAAAATAATTATAGGGCAGGATGAAGTAGTTAGGCTGCTGCTCACCTCTATTTTTTGCCAGGGGCACAGTTTGCTGATTGGCGTACCAGGTCTGGCTAAAACCAGGCTGATACAGACGCTGGCTGCTACGCTGCACCTTAGTTATAACCGCATACAGTTTACACCGGACCTGATGCCCTCTGATATTCTGGGCTCTGAAACGCTGGATAAAGACCGTAATTTTAAATTTATTAAGGGGCCGGTATTTGCCAACATTATATTGGCCGACGAAATAAACCGTACCCCGCCAAAAACACAGGCTGCCCTGCTGGAAAGTATGCAGGAATACTCTGTAACAATTGCGGGACAGGAGTTTAAGCTGGAGCGTCCGTTTTTTGTACTGGCCACCCAGAACCCGATTGAGCAGGAGGGTACCTACCCACTGCCAGAGGCACAGCTGGACCGTTTTATGTTTAATGTACTGCTGGATTACCCGGCTTACCAGTCTGAAGTAGAGATTGTTAAAAGCACCACCACTGCCAACCAGGCAACGGTAAACCAGATACTTACGGCCGAAGAAATTTTATTTTACCAACAGCTGGTAAGACAGGTGCCAATTGCCGATAATGTAATAGAATACGCAGTTAAGCTGGTGCACAAGACCCGTCCGGGCAGGGCGGGAGCACACGAGCTGGCCAACCAGTACCTGGAATGGGGGGCAGGACCCCGCGCCTCGCAAAACATGGTGCTTGGTGCTAAATGTAATGCATTGTTAAATGGTAAGTACTCTCCTGATATTGAGGATGTTCAGGCGGTAGCAAAGCCAATCTTACGTCACCGCCTGGTGCGGAACTTTAAAGCTGATGCCGAAGGTTATACGGTTGACAGCATCATAGAGCGGTTGCTGTAA
- a CDS encoding hypothetical protein (COG1573 Uracil-DNA glycosylase), protein MEIQAYQKKCYRQYKKSIGYPAERSYLWGNPVEVVVPAETAVGGAMVVGFYPPAKTYEVKDQKEVPLYSANFPYSDEHFFDGREIKRIGGSEYLDEVLEKLGLERSSSWITTLIKVYLFSSKDVVKYNKLGNFKVAPDEFNFKEWGEKSLPWLEDEVLLAQPKVILLSGLETISLFFDVSPTKAKHLIDGELRELKFGRKRVPALCLQEMELMVNNNKRNPWPEVFEGRVLPAARKALAGLSL, encoded by the coding sequence ATGGAAATTCAAGCTTACCAGAAGAAATGTTATCGCCAGTACAAAAAAAGTATCGGCTATCCTGCAGAGCGCAGTTACCTGTGGGGAAACCCTGTGGAGGTGGTTGTTCCTGCAGAGACTGCTGTTGGCGGGGCAATGGTCGTTGGTTTTTATCCGCCTGCTAAAACTTACGAAGTAAAAGACCAGAAAGAGGTACCCTTATACAGCGCGAACTTTCCCTATTCAGATGAGCACTTTTTTGATGGCCGGGAGATAAAACGCATCGGGGGTAGTGAATACCTGGATGAGGTGCTGGAAAAGCTGGGCCTGGAGCGCAGCAGCAGCTGGATAACCACCTTGATCAAGGTTTACCTCTTCAGCAGCAAAGATGTGGTTAAGTACAACAAGCTGGGTAACTTTAAGGTAGCCCCGGATGAGTTCAATTTTAAGGAATGGGGCGAAAAAAGCCTGCCGTGGCTGGAAGACGAGGTTTTGCTTGCCCAGCCTAAAGTGATCTTGTTAAGCGGCCTGGAAACTATCAGTTTGTTTTTTGATGTATCGCCCACCAAGGCCAAGCACCTGATTGATGGCGAGCTGCGGGAGCTGAAGTTTGGCAGAAAACGTGTGCCGGCCCTGTGTTTGCAGGAAATGGAACTGATGGTAAATAACAATAAGCGAAACCCATGGCCTGAGGTATTTGAAGGCAGGGTGTTGCCTGCTGCCAGAAAAGCACTTGCAGGCCTGTCACTATAA